From a region of the Candidatus Poribacteria bacterium genome:
- a CDS encoding HPr family phosphocarrier protein — translation MTQTVERTVDVRNSRGLHLHVASLLANAANQFESDVFFVKDGLRVNGKSVMSLTLLAATVGTSLLMVVEGTDAERAASALEALFASRFGVE, via the coding sequence ATGACGCAGACGGTCGAGCGCACGGTGGACGTTCGCAACTCGCGGGGGCTGCATCTCCACGTCGCCAGCCTCCTGGCGAACGCGGCGAACCAGTTCGAGTCCGATGTCTTCTTCGTGAAAGACGGTCTGCGAGTCAACGGCAAGAGCGTCATGAGCCTCACGCTCCTTGCCGCGACGGTCGGCACGTCGCTCTTGATGGTCGTCGAGGGAACCGACGCCGAACGCGCCGCGTCTGCCCTCGAAGCGCTCTTCGCCAGCCGGTTCGGAGTCGAGTAG
- the hprK gene encoding HPr(Ser) kinase/phosphatase, with the protein MDSRLRGNDVRRSGNDKGRAPTLTPTRTTVQKWFLRMQYELSLELVSGGEGLDRKLSSSQVTRPGLALAGYFRHFDSERIQVLGQQETSYLDDLSPAHRERVFRELLSYPIPCLVVTKSLAISPELLAESQRTRTPVFSTRMATASFIARAILFLEEEFGPSEVIHANLVELYGLGVLIRGKSGIGKSECTLELLKRGHRFVADDSVIVKHVTGHRVIGTAAHPLKHYMEVRGVGIIDVVSLFGVTAVQAYKRVGMVATLETWDEKRAYVRTGLEQEEYELLGETLPHATIPVHPGRSPAVVLEVATMDLLARRMGHFAAREFNDALIKQMQSSTQPTGYEFGDWDDQYEL; encoded by the coding sequence CCACGCGTACGACCGTGCAGAAGTGGTTCCTGAGAATGCAGTACGAGCTCTCGCTCGAGCTCGTCAGCGGGGGGGAAGGGCTCGACCGGAAGCTGTCGTCGTCGCAGGTGACTCGACCCGGGCTCGCCCTGGCTGGCTACTTCCGGCACTTCGACTCCGAGCGGATCCAGGTCCTCGGACAGCAGGAGACGTCCTACCTGGACGACCTTTCACCGGCTCACCGGGAGCGCGTCTTCCGCGAGCTGCTGTCCTACCCGATCCCGTGTTTGGTCGTCACGAAGTCGCTGGCGATTTCCCCTGAACTCCTCGCCGAGAGCCAGCGCACGCGGACGCCCGTGTTCTCGACCCGCATGGCGACGGCGTCGTTCATCGCGCGGGCGATCCTCTTTCTCGAGGAGGAGTTCGGACCCTCGGAGGTCATCCACGCGAACCTGGTGGAGCTCTACGGGCTGGGCGTCCTCATCCGAGGCAAGAGCGGCATCGGCAAGAGCGAGTGCACGCTGGAGCTCCTCAAGCGGGGACATCGGTTCGTCGCCGATGACAGCGTGATCGTCAAGCACGTGACGGGTCATCGCGTCATCGGAACCGCTGCGCACCCGCTGAAGCACTACATGGAGGTGCGAGGCGTCGGGATCATCGACGTCGTCTCGCTGTTCGGCGTCACGGCGGTCCAAGCCTACAAGCGCGTGGGCATGGTCGCGACGCTGGAGACGTGGGACGAGAAACGCGCCTATGTCCGGACCGGCTTGGAGCAGGAGGAGTACGAACTGCTCGGGGAGACGCTGCCGCACGCGACGATCCCCGTCCATCCGGGGCGTAGCCCAGCGGTCGTCCTCGAAGTCGCGACGATGGACCTGCTCGCCCGCCGGATGGGTCACTTCGCCGCGCGAGAGTTCAACGACGCGCTCATCAAGCAGATGCAGTCCAGCACCCAGCCGACGGGCTACGAGTTCGGCGACTGGGACGATCAGTACGAGCTCTAG